TGCCCAGGCTCAAATTCACCACATCCATCTCATTGTCAATACACCACTGAATCGCTGCTATGAGTGCCCGTCCATCCGCCATCAAAGACGCATCAAAAATCCGCACGCTATACAGTGCTGCATCAGGGGCCTTCTTCCTGATAATCCCGGCACACGCCGTTCCATGCCCTGCACAATCGGTGCCTTCTTCAGAATAAGTAAAATGACCATCTTTATTAATCGAGATATTGACGCCACCTGCAATCATCCCGATACTTGGGTGTGATATATCAATCCCACTGTCAATAATCGCGATTTTAGGTAGCTGGACAAACACAGATTGCAAATATAAACCTTTAGGACGCATTAATAATATAACCTCCATAAAAGAAACCGATTAAAGGCGCAATATGATAGACACTATTGGATATGCTATGAAAAATGATACATAATAAAAGACTATATGTTGATTCAAAAATATATACCAGAAGAAATGCTATAACTGTAAAAAGAATAAAAAAATAAAAAAAATGAGTCCAATGACCTTGCCAGATCAACGCTTGTATTGTGCTATGGGCAAAAACAAAGCACAAAATAGAAAATACAAATGCGTATGTTCTACCAAATTTTGGCCTCAGGGAACCGTAAAGAATACCTCTAAAAACAATTTCTTCTTTGATGGGTGTCAATATAGCAGATATGATAAGGATGATCAGGTGGCGAATTACAAAATCAGGCAATTGTGCATCTAATCCAAAAGGAAATCTCACAAATAAGTTAAATAAACTTATTCCCAATGCGATATATATCCATTTTAGAAATATTCTTTTGGTAGGAATCTGAAAGAACACCAATTCTCTTAATCGTATGTTACCAAATTTAGAAAAAACCAGAAGAACTAAACAAAAATTAAAAATACTTAAAAATAGATAAACAGTGTCACTTTGAAGAGGCGTAAAGTGTTCAAAAATCAGAAATTTAGGATATAAAACTCTCCATAGTAAAAACCCTTCTAAAATAGAAAATATTGTCAATAATATTCCTTTTACAAAATCAATCCTTAAAGTAGAAGGCCATGTAACTGTATTGTTTGAAATTTCCATTGACAAAACTCACTCTTATCGAAAGTAGTACCTCGTTGATTTGACTTGAACCCATCCTTCGTTTGAGATCAATTTAAAGCTTATACGTCCCTCAAAAAAGTCCATTTCTATCTGAAGTGTAACACTATAATTCCGGAATAATCCCTTTTTCATTTTTCAAGAACTTAAAATTTTTTTCATTTCTGATCTTCTCTTTTTGAAAGGGGTTCAACTCTATAGCTTTTCTTAAATCCAAAATGGTTTGTGGTCTATCTCTCATTGCGCTATATACAAGTGCTCGATTGAACCAAGTATTATCATTATAAGGATCAAGAGTAAGTGACCGATCAAATGCGTTGAGAGCTTCTTTATATTTTTTTAAGTGATATAGCATTAAACCATAGTTGTTCCAAATTCCCGGATCATCTGGTTTTAGTTGAATCGCTTGTTTACAAGCCACTTGTGCTTCTTCATATCGCATCAGCAAAATAAGCGTTGCTATTTTGTTTTTCCATAACAAAATCTCATTAGCATTGCTTTTGAGTGCCTCATCAAATGTAATAAGTGCTTCCTTATATCGCCCAAGATTCATTAACGCAAAACCCCTGTTAAGCAACAAACTATGCCTATCAACATACAGTTCATTACACTGCTCAAACATCTCAAGGGCATTTTGGTATCTTTCCCATCGCAAGTAGGTGTACCCTTTATGAAATATCGCCAGATCAGGATTGGGAACAAACGAAAGCGCTTTATCATATTCTTGAATTGCATCTTTATATTTTTTTAATTTTGTAAGTGTCAGACCTTTTTTTAACCAAGCCGAAGAATGATCAACTTTCAACACAGTTGCACGTTTATACGCTTTGTAGGCTTCTTCAAAAAACTCCATCTCAAAAAAAGTATCTCCCTTACTAATCCAAAATTCTGAGTTGTTCACCGTTAAGTCTGGCAAATACTTAACGGTAACCAAGAACAAAGAGAGAGAATATAGAACCGGTAATAAAAAGATAAATAAACGTTTCATTGATTCAGATATTGAAAAATTATTGAATCTAAAGGGATTTCGATATGGCCAAAACTGGACAACACACTGACTTTGAGCGGAGATAAATACCACCACTGCCAAAAAGAAAAACCTTCGGGGACACACCTATTGTGAAAGTTTTAAGCCATAATGACGCTAAAGGTTTTTAACCGCCAGGGTTTTTAATCGTCGCGCTTGTGCCAATCTGTACGCCACCGACGTTAGTACTAACATTTGCCCTTATACTATCATCTTGGACAGTCACCGGTGGATTCACGTACAATTCTGTGTGCCCAGCAGGTGTATCAACTCGCAATTCAGCCCCTCCTTCTGGTGTCCGGTTAACAGATATACTAACATCTTCTAAAAGATAATCTATTGCATCTCGATACACTTGGCCAGTATATATATCCAAGGCAACCTGTGCAACGATTTTAGCGTCTTCGTACAGATCATTCGCGACATCACTCACATAATCTATGCCATCGATAAGCCATTCTGCGAGCTTGCTCATCTCTTCTACATAGGCCACAACCAGTTTGGAAACCTGTCCTGGATAACCTAAAGCAGGTTTTTTTAGCATTTGAATCTTCATTTTTACCTCCTAAAAAAATATAAGTGTGATGGCCCCCGAAGGCCAATGAACTGCTTCTTGTTTATCCCATTTAGGCATCCCATATTACATCACTACAGGATGACAGAAATGATATTGTTGTACACCATTGCATATCATATACTTGCTGTTTTTTCATACAAATGGGCATAAACTCCATTTTGCATGGCTAACCAATCGTGCGTTCCTCGCTCTGCAATTTGTCCCTTATCCAAGACCACAATCTCATCTGCACTTTGAATGGTTGAAAGTCTGTGTGCGATGATGATGGTTGTCCTACCTTGTCGCACGGTTTTCAATGCCTCCTGGATGTGATATTCGGATTCCATATCCAGCGCGGCGGTGGGTTCATCCAAAATCAAAATGGGCGTATCCATTAACAGCACGCGAGCCAGTGCAATGCGCTGTTTCTGGCCCTCTGACATCTGCGCCCCTTGTTCTCCTACCAGTGTTTCATATCCCTCAGGTAGTGACGCGATAAAGTCGTGGATGTACGCTGCCTGTGTTGCATCCTGAATATCTCGCAAGGGTATGTCGTGTCCAAAGGTCAGGTTGTCCAAAATACTGCCTTGAAATAAGGTGCTGCCCTGCATGGCAAATCCCACTTTTTGCCGGATGGATTTCAAGCGATAGTTCCGAATATCGTACCCATCAATAGACACATATCCCTCTTGTGGGTCGTAAAATCTCGGGATCAATTTTGCAAGTGTGGATTTACCTGAGCCACTTTTACCGACCAGTGCAATGGTGGTCTGTGCGGGTATGTGCAGGTCAACGTGGTGCAAAACGGGCCGGTCTTTTTGACTTGCCTGCGCGCCGCGCGCAAGCAGGTACGAAAAACTCACATTGTGAAAATCGATCTCACCTCGTACCTGTGGCAAGGTGGGCATATCGGAACGATCCTGGATTTCGGGTCTCAAGTCATAGATCTCAAAAAACCGATTGATGCGAACCAGAGCCATTTCAACCTGCCCCACGAGGCCAATGAGATTGCCGATTGGACCGTAGAGATACCCCACATAACCGGAAAAAGCTATGTAACTTCCCAGAGAAAGATTGCCATTTAGCACTTCTGTCCAGCCATACCAGCCATACGTCAGGGTACCCACTATCTTCACCAATGTTCCTAAAAACCCAAATCCCCCACTTAAATGCGTTGATCTGATTCGCAATTTTGCAACATCGAGGATGAGGCCTCTGAGCTTGTGATAAAACACGGTTTCTAATCCCAGTGCTTGCACTGTCCGGATGCCCGAAAGCGATTCGTAGGACTTGGCAGATGACTCGGCCGATGCTTCGGCCATTTTCTTTGACACTCTACTAAGGTATTTTTTTGACACAATAATCAATGTAGTATCAAAAGGTAGCACCGCCAGGCTCAGTAAGGCCAGTTTCCAGTTGATATAAAGCAAAATGGGGGGAAAAATGAGCAACTGAAGGGTGTTCATAATCAGGCTATTCACCATTCCGATCGTACTGCTAATAGATCTGTCCATATCTCTGAATCGAGACAGGATTTCGCCCGTCTGACGGTTGTCAAAAAAGCTGAAGTCCAACGATTGCACATGGGAGTAAAATCGCGATTTGAAATCCAGTCCCATATTGACACCCACGTAACTACTAAAATATCTGCTTAACAGTCCCGTAAATCCTACCCCTGTCGAAAGCACAGCACCTATAATCAGAACAAAGGTCAGGAGCGTGTAGTCTTTGTGAGGATACACGTCATCGATCAAGACCTTCGTTATGTACGGTCCTGGAATCTTGAAGAGCATGATCATGATGCCCACGAGGAAGGACTGGAAGATAAACCGCCAGTAAGGACGGAGCATTTTGATGATTTTGAATATCTGACGCACGTTCAGTTCCTGATCTGTATAGTTTCAGAGGATTCTTCCAACCGATAAATCTCAGGACGCCCAATTTTGCCCACAGTTTTCAAAAACTTCTTCCACAGCAAGTCAACAATGGGACCGCGCTCTGTCACAATTTTGGCTTCCACACCCATGCCATAAGCAAGAGGACATTCTTTCTCACCATCAGATAAATGCGGATCTATCACACTGATCTTCACGGGATAAACAGCACTCATACCACCCGGCACGAGACCGGCGCCCATAGGTGTGATGGGTTCGGGCTTTCTCGGCACATCTGTCACCTTTCCCTCAAAAATCTTGTATTCCATGTGTGGAAAAGCATTTACATATATCCGCACCTTATGTCCCTCTTTCACCTTTGGGATATCCACTTCCTGGATCATCACCTCAGCTTGCCAACTGTGCAATTCGGCCAGTTCAATCACGGCCTCACCTGCCTCAATGCGGTCTCCTTCGCGTTTATCCAAATCGCGCGTCAACACGGTTCCAGCAACGGGTGCGTAGATCTTCATCTGTTCCATACGGGTTTTGACAAGGCGATGGCTGACCTGTAATTTTTCATACGTCTGTTTTAGCATCTCGTGTTCCTGCTTGCGATTGTCCAGAGCAGCCAGCCGCCGTTTTGCCCGCTCAATTTCTACTTTTGCACGTTGCACCCGCGTCTGGTGTACCCGAATTGGAATCAACGTATCAACAGGCGGTCGCATACTCCCATCCTCGCGATAAGGTGCGTATTTGCGGTAGATCTGGTATTCTTGCCGAATCTGTTCCAATTGCAACTGCGCGGTCTCATATTCCACTTCAGTTCGTGCAATCTCTGTTTTCAAAACAGCACGCTCGCGTTGCAATTCTGCTACCAGAGCCACACGCCGCCCCTGATTTATACCCAGTTCATGTTCGAGTTGCTCCAATTCCGTACGTAAATCGGTATCATCCAGAATCAGCATCAAATCCCCCTGTGCAATCTCTTGCCCGTGTTGCACATGAACCGTCTGGATCAAGCCAGATCGTTGTGCTTTCACTTCATAACGCGCGGTGGGCTGCAAGCGACCTTGCCCTGCAACCGTAATTTCCATGCCCAGATGCCATCCCAAAAGACAGATAAACGCGACCATGCTTCCCACAACGCACAAAATGGTGAGTAAGAAATAGCGTACAAACCGGAAGCCAATTCCCGAAGTTGAGAGGGCTTCTCGCGCCTCTGTATTTTCAAAAGACACATCTTTTTGTGGATAGCCATTGAATCTTACAACCTGTTCGCTATGTGCCATAACTCGTTCAGCCTACTGTTAAAAGTGAAGTTCGATTGGGCAAATGGGCATTCAACTCAGACATCTTCCGAAGACGGCTGAATTTCTCCGTACCTAACTTTTTTGCGATACTGGGTAGGGGCAATGCCATGTATTCTCTTGAAGGCATGACAGAAACGACTTGACGAATGAAATCCACATAGTGGTGCAATTTCATATATAAACAGGGATGATCCTGTTAGAAAATGCTCTGCCTGCGATATTCTGATTTCTCGCAATTTTTCGCGGAAGGTTTTGTTAAAAAATTTTTTGAATAGCACATGACAGTGCGGTGGGGTAATCCGAAAATGGCGTGCGAGGTCTTCAAATTTCAGGTCTGGGTTTCTGTAACGCTCCTCCAAAAATGATTCCAACGCCTCTGGTGATACCTTCTCTCGGCCAGTGTTTAAGAGCTGTTGAAAGGATCTGGGCTGTGAACGGGATGCTTCACTGGTCCGCGACACATTATATTCCACTTCATTCAGCAGGATACAGGTTTTGACCTCTGCTAAAAATTTGTCCTTCACAATCGGTTTATCCAATACGCCTGTAGTACCGGCCTTGAGTATTTTTTCGGTTACTTCCATGGGCACAAAACTTTCCATGATCAGGATGTTTGTCTGAATTTTCTCTGCTGCAGCGCGCTCCAAAAGCGCGATCCCATCAAGACCTGCCATATACATTTCAGCGATGGCGAGATCAATCTTCTCACGTCTCAATATTTCAAGTCCTTCTATCCCATCTCTCGTTGTGCTTATGTCATAAGGTTCATCGCTCAGAAATCCCACAAGGGTCGATAGAATGCTGGGGTCGTGATCTATAATCAGTATTTTCTGTTTGTTCATATTTTCTCCAGTGCGATAAAACGCAGTTTAAGTATTTGAGGTTCAGGGCGCGATGCCCATACTATTCGATATAGATTTTTCACTGCTTAAATAGATATATGCAACATGTGTGCCAATGTGGAATTTTAAAATGATAATTTTTATAAAGTATTATTTTTACTTTGCATAGAGGTTATTATCGAGTAAAAGTCAGACTGAATATCGAATTGAGAGTTGAACACATTGTTCACTTTTCGTCTTTCGATTGAACATTATGTTCTTTTACTTTGTATTGACAATCGCACTTCAGGTCGCTACTTTAGTCTAACCTTCTCAAGTTATCAGCTTGAGATATTTGCCGCCGCTGACAGTTGACTTTGCCGAGTCTTGTCAGCGGCTTTTTTATAATAATACCATCGCGTCTGTGACTGCAATTGAAAAAGATTGCCCATATATTAGAATCATTGCTTATATGTTAGATTTTTTCATTTTTTTCACTTTTACGACAAACTCTGCCCTACGGGTTCTTCATCCCTGTTCATCTGCGTCCATCTGCGGATACCTCCCGCCTTTTATCCTGTTCATCCTTCAATCCTGCCCATCCTGATCCGCCTTTCCCCACACCAGAACGCGGTCCGGGTCAATAGACGGGTATATCTCATCTCCGACGCGCCACTGTTGCTCACCGGATGTCAATATCTGGATGGGTTGGCCCGCCCAGTCGGCGAGCAAGATGGTCGATGCGCCGAGGTCTTCGACGACTTCGATGGTCGCGGGGATTTCGCCTCCACGGGGTGATATATTTTCCGCACGGATGCCGAGGGTGGCGTTTGAAGGGGCGTTTCGGTCTGCGGTCGTGATGGGTTGATTCGAGGTTGTGAACCATTGGTTTTGCTGTTTGTGGACGTCTATGGTGTTGATGGGGGGATAGCCGAGTTGACGGGCGACGGTCGGAGAATTGGGCTGCTGGTAGATTTCTTCGGGGGAGCCGATTTGCAGGATTTTTCCTTCGAACAATACGGCGATTCGGTCGCCCATTGAGAGGGCTTCGACCCGGTCGTGGGTGACGTAAATCATGGGCGTGCCGAGGTCGCGCTGGAGGCGGATGAGTTCGACGCGCAATACTTCGCGCAATTTTGCATCCAGGTTGGTGAGGGGTTCGTCCATGAGAAAGAGTCGGGGTTGGCGCACGATGGCGCGTCCGATTGCGACGCGCTGCATTTCGCCGCCGGATAAGTGCGTGGCGGGTCGGTCCAAAAGCGGGGTGATGCGGAGCAGGTCGGCGGTGTGAGAAATTCTGTTTGCTATGTCTTCTTTGGAGAGATTGCGCCCGGGTGCCTGGAGTGGAAATGCGAGGTTCTGGCGCACGGTTTTGTTGGGGTAGAGTGAGAAGTTTTGAAAGACGAGGGCGATGTCGCGTTCTGCGGGTAGCTGATGGGTTATGTCTGCGCCGTTGACGGTTATACGCCCGGTGTCCGCTGTTTCGAGGCCCGCGATGATGCGCAAGAGGGTTGTTTTGCCCGCGCCTGTTGGGCCCAGGACGACGAGGAGTTCTTCGGCGTGAAGAGAGAGTGAGATTTCCGAGAGTGCCCGGGTTTCGCCGTAGTTTTTGGACAGGTTGTCGATTTTGAGAAATGGGGCATTCATGCGAGGGCTGTTTCCGTGTCTGGATCGAACAGACGAATGTGTTCTTCATTCAGGTGCAGGTGGATTGTTTCTCCGATGGCAAAGCGGTCGGTTGAGCGCATGATTAGTTCGCCTATTGGGGTATCGACGTGTGCGTAACCGTGGCTGCCGAGGTATTCGCTGAGGATGACGTTGCCCGGGATGCCGCGATTGGCGGGGCGGATAAATTCCGGGCGTATGCCGAAGATGACTTGCGCGGGCGCAATGTTTGCGTGGATAGGGATGTGAATGTTTGAATCTGGATGGGTAAAAGATAGATCCGTTCCGCGTTGCACTATTTGTCCGGTTAATAGATTCATGCCCGGGCTGCCGACAAAGTTTGCGATAAAGAGATCCGCGGGATGGTTGTAGATTTCTGATGGGGATCCAATTTGTCTGATTTTGCCGCCGTCCATGACGACAATGCGATCCGCCAGGCTCATGGCTTCTTCCTGGTCGTGTGTGACGTAGATGGCTGTTATGGAGAGTGATAGTTGTTGGCGGCGTATAAATGCTCTGAGTTCTAATCGGTGTTCTGCGTCGAGAGTGCCCAGGGGTTCGTCCATGAGATAGATATCCGGTGTGCGTACCATGGCACGGGCGAGAGAGACGCGCTGTTGATCTCCGCCTGAAAGTTGTCTGGGGTATTGGTCGAGTAG
This genomic interval from Gemmatimonadota bacterium contains the following:
- a CDS encoding S8 family serine peptidase, with the translated sequence MRPKGLYLQSVFVQLPKIAIIDSGIDISHPSIGMIAGGVNISINKDGHFTYSEEGTDCAGHGTACAGIIRKKAPDAALYSVRIFDASLMADGRALIAAIQWCIDNEMDVVNLSLG
- a CDS encoding CPBP family glutamic-type intramembrane protease, yielding MEISNNTVTWPSTLRIDFVKGILLTIFSILEGFLLWRVLYPKFLIFEHFTPLQSDTVYLFLSIFNFCLVLLVFSKFGNIRLRELVFFQIPTKRIFLKWIYIALGISLFNLFVRFPFGLDAQLPDFVIRHLIILIISAILTPIKEEIVFRGILYGSLRPKFGRTYAFVFSILCFVFAHSTIQALIWQGHWTHFFYFFILFTVIAFLLVYIFESTYSLLLCIIFHSISNSVYHIAPLIGFFYGGYIINAS
- a CDS encoding tetratricopeptide repeat protein, producing MVVFISAQSQCVVQFWPYRNPFRFNNFSISESMKRLFIFLLPVLYSLSLFLVTVKYLPDLTVNNSEFWISKGDTFFEMEFFEEAYKAYKRATVLKVDHSSAWLKKGLTLTKLKKYKDAIQEYDKALSFVPNPDLAIFHKGYTYLRWERYQNALEMFEQCNELYVDRHSLLLNRGFALMNLGRYKEALITFDEALKSNANEILLWKNKIATLILLMRYEEAQVACKQAIQLKPDDPGIWNNYGLMLYHLKKYKEALNAFDRSLTLDPYNDNTWFNRALVYSAMRDRPQTILDLRKAIELNPFQKEKIRNEKNFKFLKNEKGIIPEL
- a CDS encoding peptidase domain-containing ABC transporter, with protein sequence MRQIFKIIKMLRPYWRFIFQSFLVGIMIMLFKIPGPYITKVLIDDVYPHKDYTLLTFVLIIGAVLSTGVGFTGLLSRYFSSYVGVNMGLDFKSRFYSHVQSLDFSFFDNRQTGEILSRFRDMDRSISSTIGMVNSLIMNTLQLLIFPPILLYINWKLALLSLAVLPFDTTLIIVSKKYLSRVSKKMAEASAESSAKSYESLSGIRTVQALGLETVFYHKLRGLILDVAKLRIRSTHLSGGFGFLGTLVKIVGTLTYGWYGWTEVLNGNLSLGSYIAFSGYVGYLYGPIGNLIGLVGQVEMALVRINRFFEIYDLRPEIQDRSDMPTLPQVRGEIDFHNVSFSYLLARGAQASQKDRPVLHHVDLHIPAQTTIALVGKSGSGKSTLAKLIPRFYDPQEGYVSIDGYDIRNYRLKSIRQKVGFAMQGSTLFQGSILDNLTFGHDIPLRDIQDATQAAYIHDFIASLPEGYETLVGEQGAQMSEGQKQRIALARVLLMDTPILILDEPTAALDMESEYHIQEALKTVRQGRTTIIIAHRLSTIQSADEIVVLDKGQIAERGTHDWLAMQNGVYAHLYEKTASI
- a CDS encoding HlyD family efflux transporter periplasmic adaptor subunit; this encodes MAHSEQVVRFNGYPQKDVSFENTEAREALSTSGIGFRFVRYFLLTILCVVGSMVAFICLLGWHLGMEITVAGQGRLQPTARYEVKAQRSGLIQTVHVQHGQEIAQGDLMLILDDTDLRTELEQLEHELGINQGRRVALVAELQRERAVLKTEIARTEVEYETAQLQLEQIRQEYQIYRKYAPYREDGSMRPPVDTLIPIRVHQTRVQRAKVEIERAKRRLAALDNRKQEHEMLKQTYEKLQVSHRLVKTRMEQMKIYAPVAGTVLTRDLDKREGDRIEAGEAVIELAELHSWQAEVMIQEVDIPKVKEGHKVRIYVNAFPHMEYKIFEGKVTDVPRKPEPITPMGAGLVPGGMSAVYPVKISVIDPHLSDGEKECPLAYGMGVEAKIVTERGPIVDLLWKKFLKTVGKIGRPEIYRLEESSETIQIRN
- a CDS encoding DNA-binding response regulator is translated as MNKQKILIIDHDPSILSTLVGFLSDEPYDISTTRDGIEGLEILRREKIDLAIAEMYMAGLDGIALLERAAAEKIQTNILIMESFVPMEVTEKILKAGTTGVLDKPIVKDKFLAEVKTCILLNEVEYNVSRTSEASRSQPRSFQQLLNTGREKVSPEALESFLEERYRNPDLKFEDLARHFRITPPHCHVLFKKFFNKTFREKLREIRISQAEHFLTGSSLFIYEIAPLCGFHSSSRFCHAFKRIHGIAPTQYRKKVRYGEIQPSSEDV
- a CDS encoding ABC transporter ATP-binding protein; the protein is MNAPFLKIDNLSKNYGETRALSEISLSLHAEELLVVLGPTGAGKTTLLRIIAGLETADTGRITVNGADITHQLPAERDIALVFQNFSLYPNKTVRQNLAFPLQAPGRNLSKEDIANRISHTADLLRITPLLDRPATHLSGGEMQRVAIGRAIVRQPRLFLMDEPLTNLDAKLREVLRVELIRLQRDLGTPMIYVTHDRVEALSMGDRIAVLFEGKILQIGSPEEIYQQPNSPTVARQLGYPPINTIDVHKQQNQWFTTSNQPITTADRNAPSNATLGIRAENISPRGGEIPATIEVVEDLGASTILLADWAGQPIQILTSGEQQWRVGDEIYPSIDPDRVLVWGKADQDGQD
- a CDS encoding ABC transporter ATP-binding protein, with product MMPFLELQNLQKTYPDGTRAVRGIDLRVDQGEFIVLLGPSGCGKTTTLRMIAGLEDPTGGRITLDNQNVTHLPPSQRDVGFVFQFYALYPHMTVRKNIAFPLENIGTSPADTEAAIDRVAHALSIETLLDQYPRQLSGGDQQRVSLARAMVRTPDIYLMDEPLGTLDAEHRLELRAFIRRQQLSLSITAIYVTHDQEEAMSLADRIVVMDGGKIRQIGSPSEIYNHPADLFIANFVGSPGMNLLTGQIVQRGTDLSFTHPDSNIHIPIHANIAPAQVIFGIRPEFIRPANRGIPGNVILSEYLGSHGYAHVDTPIGELIMRSTDRFAIGETIHLHLNEEHIRLFDPDTETALA